In one window of Paraflavitalea soli DNA:
- a CDS encoding DUF5627 domain-containing protein codes for MKSKHILACLVVVAGVFSSCNKNQDVSFNDFDYQTVYFASQFPVRTVVLGEDLLVDNSLDNEHKVAIKATMGGARENRNNVVIGFDVDDALCNNLYFSGTDPKVVPMPASYYTLASKQITIPSGSILGGVEVQLTDAFFADPLSLGNTYAIPLTMKSVQGADSILKGVPAMANANRAIDLHWTVKPKDFIVYAVKFVNAWHGNYLRRGKDVVTGKPGNSNLDKTITRHKEYVEQDEVKKMTTKSLGTVELPLVFQNSSGGNIAMNLLLTFDAKNDNCSISASGSGFTATGSGKFVKRGEKNSWGAKDRDAVYLTYTIDHPLMQIVSTDTLVMRDRAVAPEYYTPVVK; via the coding sequence ATGAAATCAAAACATATTCTTGCATGCCTGGTAGTAGTCGCCGGTGTATTCTCTTCCTGTAATAAAAACCAGGACGTTTCCTTTAATGATTTCGATTACCAGACCGTTTATTTTGCCTCACAGTTCCCTGTAAGGACGGTGGTACTTGGCGAAGACCTGCTGGTGGATAATTCGCTGGATAATGAGCATAAAGTGGCCATCAAAGCTACCATGGGCGGAGCCCGTGAAAACAGGAATAACGTAGTCATCGGGTTTGATGTGGACGATGCCTTGTGCAACAATCTTTACTTTTCGGGGACGGATCCCAAGGTGGTTCCTATGCCCGCTTCCTATTATACACTGGCGTCCAAGCAGATCACTATTCCTTCGGGGAGTATTCTTGGCGGCGTGGAGGTACAGTTGACCGATGCTTTTTTTGCTGATCCTTTATCGCTGGGCAATACGTATGCCATTCCCCTGACGATGAAAAGTGTACAAGGGGCTGATTCGATCCTGAAGGGTGTTCCTGCCATGGCGAATGCCAACCGTGCTATCGACCTGCACTGGACGGTAAAACCCAAGGACTTTATCGTGTATGCGGTGAAGTTTGTCAATGCCTGGCATGGCAATTACCTGCGCCGTGGTAAGGACGTGGTGACGGGTAAGCCGGGCAACAGCAACCTTGACAAGACGATCACGCGCCACAAGGAATATGTGGAGCAGGACGAGGTGAAGAAGATGACGACTAAATCGCTGGGTACGGTAGAACTGCCGCTGGTATTTCAAAACAGCAGTGGCGGTAATATTGCTATGAACCTGCTGCTGACCTTCGACGCCAAAAATGATAACTGCAGCATCTCTGCCTCCGGCAGTGGCTTTACGGCTACGGGCAGCGGTAAGTTTGTAAAGCGCGGCGAAAAGAACAGCTGGGGTGCCAAGGACCGCGATGCGGTTTACCTGACCTATACGATCGATCATCCGCTGATGCAGATCGTATCAACCGATACGCTGGTGATGCGTGACCGTGCGGTGGCGCCTGAGTACTATACGCCTGTAGTGAAATAA
- a CDS encoding RagB/SusD family nutrient uptake outer membrane protein, with amino-acid sequence MRINLLLIGIATFLFTGCKKILTADEENMRTVEQMYTDAGYAQGFVMNAYRTIPAYYDNTEYATDDAVTNQRTNALLQMATGSWTAANNPVSVWNQSYGALQYVNLFLSNADKVHWAADPEAAILFNKRMKGEAYGLRALYMYFLLRAHAGYTEDGQLMGVPIITELQTINADFNVPRASFDACIKQIYKDLDSADANLPMEYKDVSAVNQIPDRFRAVTEKTAVYNRVMGIYSSQLFNGLIAKSFRARTALLAASPAFQHASNPMTWAQAADHAAVVIDYKGGINGLPANGGTYYANNTEIDALSGGNNPAEMIWRENVLTGNSDLEAQHFPPSLFGTGLMNPSQNLVDAFPMANGYPVGNSNSGYDAASPYTGRDPRLARYIIYNGSTAGVGNQVIYTGSASGSDNGINARPASTRTGYYLKKRLRMDVNRNPASITGRNHYIPRIRYTEIYLAYAEAANEAWGPLGTGSHAYSAYDVIKAIRKRAGVGTGNGDAYLEEIKGDKDKMRALIRNERRLELCFESFRFWDLRRWKANLNEAARGLDVNGASITPLNVETRTYQDHMYYGPIPFSEVLKYNKLVQNKGWH; translated from the coding sequence ATGAGAATTAATTTGCTACTGATAGGAATAGCGACCTTCCTATTCACTGGTTGTAAGAAGATATTGACAGCCGACGAGGAGAATATGCGGACGGTGGAGCAGATGTACACGGACGCCGGCTATGCGCAGGGCTTTGTGATGAATGCCTACCGGACGATCCCTGCTTATTACGACAATACGGAATATGCCACTGACGATGCGGTGACGAACCAGCGGACGAATGCGCTTTTACAAATGGCAACGGGCTCGTGGACGGCTGCCAACAATCCTGTTTCTGTATGGAATCAATCGTATGGCGCCCTCCAGTATGTGAACCTGTTCCTGTCCAATGCGGATAAGGTCCATTGGGCGGCAGACCCGGAGGCGGCCATCCTGTTCAATAAGCGCATGAAAGGGGAGGCTTATGGATTGAGGGCGCTTTATATGTATTTCCTGTTGCGGGCGCATGCCGGGTATACGGAAGACGGACAATTGATGGGAGTACCTATTATTACTGAACTGCAGACCATCAATGCTGATTTCAATGTGCCCCGCGCCAGCTTTGACGCCTGCATCAAACAGATCTATAAAGACCTGGATAGTGCAGATGCCAATTTGCCTATGGAGTACAAAGACGTTAGTGCGGTAAATCAGATACCGGACCGCTTCCGGGCGGTAACGGAAAAAACAGCGGTGTATAACCGGGTGATGGGCATTTATTCCAGCCAGTTGTTCAATGGATTGATCGCAAAATCTTTTCGGGCAAGAACTGCCTTGTTGGCTGCCAGTCCGGCTTTCCAACATGCTTCCAACCCTATGACCTGGGCGCAGGCAGCTGATCACGCTGCGGTGGTGATCGATTACAAAGGCGGCATTAATGGATTGCCCGCCAATGGGGGTACCTACTATGCCAATAACACGGAGATCGACGCTTTGAGCGGGGGCAACAATCCTGCAGAAATGATCTGGAGAGAAAATGTGCTTACGGGTAACAGTGACCTGGAGGCGCAGCATTTTCCACCTTCTTTGTTTGGCACGGGGCTGATGAATCCCTCACAAAACCTGGTAGATGCTTTCCCCATGGCGAATGGATACCCTGTGGGCAACAGTAATAGCGGCTACGATGCGGCAAGCCCCTATACGGGAAGAGATCCCCGGCTGGCCCGCTATATCATTTATAACGGCAGCACCGCGGGTGTGGGTAACCAGGTGATCTATACTGGCAGCGCCTCGGGTTCGGACAATGGGATCAATGCCAGGCCTGCTTCCACGCGTACGGGCTACTACCTGAAAAAACGCCTTCGTATGGATGTAAACCGTAACCCGGCTTCCATTACCGGCAGGAATCATTATATACCCCGCATCCGCTATACGGAAATATACCTTGCCTATGCTGAAGCAGCCAATGAGGCTTGGGGACCTTTAGGAACGGGCAGTCATGCGTATTCGGCTTATGATGTGATCAAGGCCATCCGAAAGCGTGCCGGTGTAGGTACGGGCAATGGCGATGCTTACCTGGAAGAGATCAAAGGGGATAAAGATAAAATGCGGGCATTGATCCGTAATGAACGCCGGCTGGAGCTCTGCTTCGAGAGCTTCCGCTTCTGGGACCTGCGTCGCTGGAAGGCCAATCTCAATGAAGCAGCGCGTGGCCTGGATGTTAATGGCGCCAGTATTACTCCCTTAAATGTTGAGACAAGAACGTACCAGGATCATATGTATTACGGGCCTATCCCTTTTTCGGAGGTGTTGAAATACAATAAGCTTGTTCAAAACAAAGGCTGGCATTAA
- a CDS encoding SusC/RagA family TonB-linked outer membrane protein translates to MKHIKILLITCGLVASELAVRAQDTTINAGPDNNAVQVAFGTVAKKDLLGGVSTVNVSELLKKNYGVYSLDNLQSLVGGYTGSVWGQTPLILVDGIPRQASEVRLVEVESITVLKGASAVVLYGSNAAKGAVLITTKRGSAKALTIDVRANTGIFVPKGYPAYLNAANYMTLYNEALTNDGLSTVGAGYSQGTIDSTRAGTYGYKYPDIDLFSSNYLKKAFSRSDLTTEISGGNERTRYYTNIGLTYNNGIVNYGDQKKNNDFAFKIRGNVDMDLNSWLTASTDVVANVSDNYTGRGDLWGASSTVTPNFNRYLPLIPIDRLDPNNSALQTMVKNSNHVIDGKYLLGGQAGNLTNALTDMLAAGYIKTRNRTFMFNVGANANLDAVLKGLSFKAGYSMDYTSIYSEAYQVAYAVYRPEWSQVNGQDVITNLQKFNNDLNTTSESIGRTTYTQTMSFRSQFNYDRTFSQKHNVTASLLGWWYMTQFSSDADNEGGSDYHPIRNTNLGFQAGYNYLHKYYLDLSGALVHSAKLQPGKQQAISPTVSVGWRISDEAFFKDHVSFVDDLKLSASYASVKQDLDITGVRPDGTPTDYYLYANYYGNSGALAGWYPWRDGVAGGFTTLSGRGGNPDLTFIKRNEFRVGLDASLLNRLITVDANYFLQKTNGLLSRGNTVFPSYFTGSGDFRPWLNYNNDQRSGVDFAVNLNSSIGKVQYSLGVTGMVYSNKAERRDELQPEGYMNRAGKDLDAAWGYISEGFFQSQAEINAHATQTFGEVRPGDIRYKDVNNDGLIDYRDQVDLGRYGWGANPFSFGINLTLKYKQFTLFALGSGQTGGIGFKSSSYYWLRGNGKFSEEAWGRWTEATKTTATYPRLTSGAGNNNYQNSSFWLFKNNRFNLSRVQLTYDFSQDFFKHSIIHGLSLYVLADNLLVVSKERELMETNIGTAPQYRFYNLGVKASF, encoded by the coding sequence ATGAAGCATATAAAAATATTATTGATAACCTGTGGGCTGGTGGCAAGTGAACTGGCTGTCCGCGCACAGGATACCACCATCAATGCGGGGCCGGATAACAATGCCGTGCAGGTGGCTTTCGGAACGGTAGCTAAAAAGGATCTGCTTGGTGGCGTTTCTACTGTGAACGTTTCGGAACTGTTGAAAAAGAACTATGGTGTTTACAGCCTCGACAACCTGCAAAGCCTGGTGGGCGGTTATACAGGCAGTGTGTGGGGACAAACGCCGCTCATACTGGTAGATGGTATTCCACGCCAGGCTTCGGAGGTGCGTTTGGTGGAAGTGGAATCTATTACGGTATTGAAAGGGGCGAGTGCGGTGGTGTTGTATGGCAGCAATGCGGCCAAAGGGGCTGTGCTCATCACTACCAAGAGAGGAAGCGCGAAAGCGCTTACCATCGATGTACGGGCCAATACGGGGATTTTTGTTCCCAAAGGATATCCCGCTTACCTGAATGCCGCCAACTATATGACGTTGTACAATGAGGCATTGACCAATGATGGGCTTTCTACGGTTGGTGCGGGGTATAGCCAGGGCACGATCGATAGCACCAGGGCCGGCACTTATGGTTACAAGTACCCGGATATCGATCTGTTCAGTTCGAACTACCTGAAAAAGGCATTTTCCCGGTCGGATCTTACTACTGAGATCTCCGGCGGCAATGAACGTACACGCTACTATACCAATATCGGCCTTACGTATAACAACGGCATCGTGAATTATGGGGATCAAAAAAAGAACAATGATTTTGCCTTTAAGATCCGGGGTAATGTAGATATGGACCTTAACAGCTGGCTTACTGCCTCTACGGACGTAGTGGCCAATGTATCGGATAATTATACGGGAAGGGGCGATCTCTGGGGCGCCTCCTCTACGGTGACGCCTAATTTCAACCGGTATTTGCCGCTAATTCCCATCGACAGGCTTGATCCCAACAACAGCGCGCTGCAAACGATGGTGAAGAACAGCAATCACGTGATCGACGGGAAGTATCTGCTGGGCGGGCAAGCCGGTAATCTTACCAACGCACTGACGGATATGCTGGCTGCCGGCTATATCAAGACCCGGAACCGCACTTTTATGTTCAACGTGGGTGCCAATGCCAACCTGGATGCGGTGTTGAAAGGTTTGTCTTTCAAAGCGGGCTACAGCATGGATTATACTTCGATCTATTCCGAAGCCTACCAGGTGGCATATGCAGTCTACAGGCCGGAATGGTCGCAGGTGAACGGACAGGATGTGATCACGAACCTGCAAAAATTCAACAACGATCTGAATACGACCAGCGAAAGCATCGGCCGGACAACTTATACGCAGACGATGTCCTTTCGTTCGCAGTTCAATTATGACCGTACATTTTCCCAAAAACATAACGTAACGGCATCGTTGCTGGGCTGGTGGTATATGACGCAATTTTCCAGCGATGCGGATAACGAGGGCGGCAGTGATTATCATCCCATCAGGAATACCAACCTGGGGTTTCAGGCAGGCTACAATTACCTGCATAAATATTATCTTGATCTTTCCGGTGCATTGGTGCATTCTGCCAAACTGCAGCCAGGCAAGCAGCAGGCAATATCTCCCACCGTTAGTGTAGGATGGCGCATCAGCGATGAAGCATTCTTTAAGGACCATGTATCTTTTGTGGACGACCTGAAGCTATCAGCTTCCTATGCCTCTGTAAAACAGGACCTCGACATTACGGGTGTGCGCCCCGATGGCACGCCGACGGATTATTATTTGTATGCCAACTATTATGGCAACAGTGGTGCGCTGGCGGGCTGGTATCCCTGGCGTGATGGGGTTGCAGGCGGCTTCACTACACTTTCCGGAAGGGGCGGCAATCCTGATCTGACCTTTATCAAGCGAAATGAATTCCGGGTAGGTCTGGATGCCTCCTTGCTGAACAGGCTGATCACGGTGGATGCGAATTATTTTTTACAAAAAACCAATGGGCTGCTCTCCAGGGGTAATACTGTTTTCCCTTCTTATTTTACCGGTTCGGGTGATTTCCGCCCCTGGTTGAATTATAATAACGACCAGCGTTCGGGGGTAGACTTTGCTGTGAATCTGAACAGTTCGATTGGCAAGGTGCAATACTCCCTGGGAGTAACGGGCATGGTATACTCGAACAAAGCCGAACGCAGGGATGAATTGCAGCCGGAAGGGTATATGAACAGGGCGGGCAAGGACCTGGATGCGGCCTGGGGCTATATCAGTGAAGGCTTTTTCCAGAGCCAGGCAGAGATAAATGCTCATGCTACCCAAACCTTTGGTGAAGTGCGGCCCGGTGATATCCGGTATAAGGACGTGAACAACGATGGCTTGATAGATTACCGCGACCAGGTTGACCTGGGACGCTATGGCTGGGGGGCCAATCCGTTCAGCTTTGGCATCAACCTGACGCTCAAATACAAGCAATTCACCTTATTTGCTTTGGGCAGCGGACAAACGGGAGGCATTGGTTTCAAGAGCAGTTCCTATTACTGGCTGAGGGGTAATGGTAAATTCTCTGAGGAGGCCTGGGGCCGCTGGACAGAGGCCACCAAAACTACGGCTACGTATCCCCGCCTTACTTCCGGCGCCGGCAATAACAATTACCAAAACTCCAGTTTCTGGCTGTTCAAAAACAACCGGTTCAACCTTAGCCGGGTACAACTTACGTATGACTTTAGCCAGGACTTTTTCAAGCATTCGATCATTCATGGCCTGAGCCTGTACGTACTGGCGGACAACCTGCTGGTGGTATCCAAAGAACGCGAACTGATGGAGACGAATATAGGAACCGCGCCGCAGTACCGCTTTTATAACCTGGGTGTAAAGGCTTCCTTTTAA
- a CDS encoding RagB/SusD family nutrient uptake outer membrane protein encodes MKKHFTTLLLPLTMVLAIIAGAGSCTKYLDKSPLADINETEAFKNFRNFQGFTEELYGCIPLITGIGSHNNWNFGDEEMWEPTETRLLAYNIDQGDYWGWNTAIFGSWFKTGGTPAPGNSNDRGVKGNLWGLSWYGIRKANIGLANLDKLTEATQEEKDLIAGQLYFFRGWFHFMMMQYWGGLPYIDTALPADVTPKLPRLNYQQTADKVTLDLQRAADLLPVNWDALTAGQATIGNNNYRANKIMALAFLGKNLLLAGSPLMNRVSTGNSSYNADYCKKAADVLGQALQLTETTGRYELANFSEYSKLFYTYNQGGAVPGLKEAILLENLADVGGRFRWNQVNDYRPMTINPSGIKVYPTANYVDLYGMANGLPIPDPEKPDAESGYDPEYPWKGRDPRFYNDIVIDGEKCVNNPSFVGNNEFRQYASLYTGGLYRTDNATKKVFTGYMFTKFFPRLVNDYDGYRDNNAVALSLLRLADVYLLYAEAASEGYNSPTGKAPGYSKTAVEAVNFIRNRPGLGVGPVAAKFLGSQDAFRSEYRRERAVELAFEGHRFVDLRRWLLLTQRPYTLKKGIEFDRGLPNAQVYADPRNARVKNFRETVLFERQLGERHYWFPFIVSDANMYPEFKQNPGW; translated from the coding sequence ATGAAAAAGCATTTTACAACCCTATTGTTGCCTTTAACGATGGTGCTGGCAATCATCGCAGGTGCAGGCTCCTGCACAAAGTACCTGGATAAGTCTCCGCTTGCCGATATCAATGAAACGGAGGCTTTCAAAAACTTCCGCAACTTCCAGGGCTTTACGGAAGAATTGTATGGCTGTATTCCGTTGATAACAGGCATCGGCTCGCACAATAACTGGAATTTCGGCGACGAAGAAATGTGGGAGCCTACAGAAACACGCCTGCTGGCTTATAATATTGACCAGGGCGATTATTGGGGATGGAATACGGCCATTTTCGGTTCCTGGTTCAAAACCGGGGGGACGCCGGCGCCGGGTAATTCCAACGACCGTGGTGTAAAAGGAAACCTGTGGGGGCTTTCCTGGTATGGCATCCGTAAGGCGAATATCGGTCTTGCCAACCTGGACAAACTGACTGAGGCTACGCAGGAAGAAAAAGACCTGATCGCCGGCCAGCTGTATTTCTTCCGGGGCTGGTTTCATTTTATGATGATGCAGTATTGGGGAGGTCTTCCCTATATAGATACGGCGCTGCCGGCGGATGTGACGCCCAAACTTCCCCGCCTGAACTATCAGCAAACGGCGGATAAAGTAACGCTGGACCTGCAGCGGGCTGCGGATCTGCTGCCGGTCAACTGGGATGCCTTAACAGCCGGGCAGGCAACCATCGGCAATAATAATTACAGGGCCAATAAAATTATGGCGCTTGCTTTTCTGGGCAAGAACCTGCTGTTGGCCGGAAGCCCTTTGATGAACAGGGTATCGACGGGTAATAGTTCTTATAATGCTGACTATTGCAAGAAAGCCGCCGATGTTTTAGGCCAGGCCTTGCAACTTACGGAGACTACAGGCCGGTATGAGCTGGCTAACTTTTCGGAGTATTCGAAATTGTTTTATACGTATAACCAGGGTGGTGCGGTACCCGGTCTGAAGGAAGCCATCTTGCTGGAAAACCTGGCAGATGTAGGAGGCCGTTTTCGCTGGAACCAGGTGAACGATTATCGCCCCATGACGATCAACCCATCAGGTATTAAAGTGTATCCTACGGCAAATTATGTGGATCTCTATGGCATGGCCAATGGTCTGCCCATTCCTGATCCGGAAAAGCCAGATGCAGAATCGGGTTATGATCCTGAGTATCCCTGGAAGGGGAGGGATCCCCGTTTCTATAACGATATCGTAATAGACGGAGAAAAATGTGTGAACAACCCCAGTTTCGTAGGCAACAATGAATTCCGCCAGTATGCCAGTTTGTATACCGGTGGTCTGTACAGGACAGATAATGCTACCAAAAAAGTATTTACGGGGTATATGTTCACCAAATTCTTTCCAAGACTGGTAAACGATTATGATGGTTACCGCGATAATAATGCGGTGGCGCTGAGCCTGCTGCGCCTGGCTGATGTGTACCTGCTCTATGCTGAAGCTGCTTCGGAAGGATACAATTCTCCCACCGGCAAAGCACCGGGATACAGTAAGACAGCGGTAGAGGCCGTTAATTTCATCAGGAACAGGCCCGGATTGGGCGTGGGGCCGGTAGCTGCCAAATTCCTGGGTTCGCAGGATGCTTTCAGAAGTGAATACAGGCGGGAGCGGGCCGTAGAACTGGCTTTTGAAGGCCATCGTTTTGTGGACCTGCGCCGCTGGCTGCTGCTGACGCAACGTCCTTATACCCTGAAAAAAGGGATTGAATTTGATCGTGGTTTACCCAACGCGCAGGTGTATGCCGATCCCAGGAATGCCAGGGTGAAAAACTTTAGAGAGACGGTGTTGTTTGAGCGACAACTGGGTGAACGCCATTACTGGTTCCCGTTCATCGTGAGTGACGCAAATATGTACCCGGAGTTTAAGCAGAACCCAGGTTGGTGA
- a CDS encoding SusC/RagA family TonB-linked outer membrane protein, protein MILSSMMRKGLVVTVWVLSTLLCCNPLLAQQARIVKGVVLDAKGAPIADASIKVQSNGASTKTDKEGKFSLSIPAGNQLLLVTHVGKTNQEIRIGHQDHYVVNLTDVASDLENVVVVGYGQQKKASVVGSIAQTSGKVLERTGGVSNVGMALTGNLPGLVTSSSSGMPGAEDPMIIIRAQTTWNNASPLILVDGIERSMSAVDIASVESISVLKDASATAVYGVRGANGVILINTKKGVDGKATIQIRSNVTAKVASKLPAKYDAYDALSLKNRVIENELMIAPGGWGAIKPQAIINKYRNPANDVEWDRYPNVDWEKELFRNSAMSYNTSANVSGGSKFVTYFAGIDYTYEGDLFKTFDNNRGYKSGYGYTRVNVRSNLDFNLTKTTKFSTKLFGSNGVRQLPWNAADGDQGYWISAYRSAPDALRPVYSDGTWGFYSPRNADVPNSVYNLAVSGLEKRTNTQLTTDFILQQQLDVITKGLSFRGSYSLDNTFRETQRGINDLYNGPQRKWIDPETGVVVLENQINTGTQLDYLDMVRWTNQAGVVDRGATYRRQNYMLQLNYNRRFGKHEVMGLGLFQREKIATGGEFPNYREDWVFRATYSYNSRYFFESNGAYNGSEKFGPDFRFAFFPSFSAGWMITNENFMKGLDFIDQLKVRGSWGKVGSDNVNGRWLYRDQWAYGGNVVMGNPVTSNTPYTFYRQSSLGNPNISWETVEKRNIGVDYSFLNGQIAGSVDVFRDIRTGVIIPGNQRAVPTYFGTTAPMANLGEVSGKGYELELRLNHMFENGIRVWANTNMTHAENKVVFRDDPELLPSYRKQAGHYLGQSRAYLNEGFLSSYDDIYGSTQRTTNNQNKLAGDYNIIDFNGDGVIDQNDQVPYGYSSSPQNTYNASVGIEWKGLSLFVQFYGVNNVSRFVDFPTFNTYSGSNVAYVEGSYWTKEASGDLPLPRVATQNGFGGEGTRYFFDGSYMRLKNAEIGYSLPQRALKSLGIRTCRIYLNGNNLFLWTKMPDDRESNFAASASGGAYPTVKRYNFGIDLTL, encoded by the coding sequence ATGATTCTCAGTTCAATGATGCGGAAGGGGCTTGTCGTGACCGTATGGGTGCTATCGACCCTTTTATGCTGTAACCCCTTATTGGCGCAGCAGGCGCGCATAGTGAAAGGGGTGGTCTTAGATGCCAAAGGTGCTCCCATTGCCGATGCCTCCATTAAAGTACAGTCCAACGGGGCCAGTACCAAAACCGACAAAGAGGGAAAGTTCTCTTTGTCAATCCCGGCCGGTAACCAGTTGCTGCTGGTGACGCATGTTGGAAAAACGAACCAGGAGATCCGGATCGGCCACCAGGATCATTATGTGGTGAACCTGACGGATGTTGCTTCGGACCTCGAAAATGTAGTGGTGGTTGGTTATGGCCAACAGAAAAAAGCAAGTGTGGTAGGCTCTATTGCACAAACTTCCGGCAAGGTGCTGGAACGTACAGGCGGTGTTTCGAATGTGGGTATGGCCTTAACGGGCAACCTGCCGGGCCTGGTCACTTCTTCCAGCAGCGGTATGCCGGGTGCGGAAGATCCCATGATCATCATCCGGGCGCAGACTACCTGGAACAACGCCTCGCCGCTGATCCTCGTGGACGGTATCGAACGGTCTATGAGTGCTGTTGATATCGCTTCGGTAGAAAGCATTTCGGTATTGAAAGACGCTTCTGCCACGGCAGTGTATGGGGTGCGGGGAGCAAACGGGGTGATCCTCATCAACACCAAGAAGGGCGTTGATGGAAAAGCTACTATACAGATCCGTTCGAATGTAACCGCGAAGGTAGCTTCGAAGCTGCCGGCAAAATATGATGCTTATGATGCCTTATCGCTGAAGAACCGGGTGATCGAAAATGAGCTGATGATCGCACCGGGCGGGTGGGGCGCCATCAAGCCACAGGCTATTATTAATAAATACCGTAATCCTGCCAACGATGTAGAGTGGGACAGGTATCCCAATGTGGATTGGGAAAAGGAATTGTTCAGGAATAGTGCGATGTCCTATAATACCAGCGCCAATGTATCGGGCGGTTCGAAGTTTGTCACCTATTTCGCCGGCATTGACTATACCTACGAAGGAGACCTGTTCAAAACCTTCGATAACAACCGGGGATACAAATCGGGCTATGGCTATACGCGTGTGAATGTGCGCAGCAACCTGGACTTCAACCTGACGAAGACCACGAAATTCTCCACCAAATTATTTGGCTCCAACGGGGTGCGTCAACTGCCCTGGAATGCGGCTGATGGGGACCAGGGTTACTGGATCTCGGCCTATCGTTCGGCTCCGGATGCTCTACGGCCTGTTTATTCAGATGGGACCTGGGGATTTTACTCACCCCGCAACGCGGATGTACCCAACTCGGTGTACAACCTGGCGGTTTCGGGTTTAGAGAAAAGGACCAATACACAGCTCACTACTGACTTTATTCTTCAGCAGCAGCTGGATGTTATAACGAAAGGATTGAGCTTCAGGGGCAGTTATTCGCTTGACAATACTTTCCGGGAGACTCAACGGGGCATCAATGATCTGTACAATGGTCCCCAGCGTAAATGGATCGATCCGGAAACGGGTGTAGTGGTGCTGGAAAACCAGATCAATACGGGTACGCAACTGGACTACTTGGACATGGTGCGCTGGACAAACCAGGCAGGTGTTGTGGACAGGGGAGCTACGTATCGCCGGCAGAACTACATGCTGCAATTGAACTATAACCGCCGGTTTGGCAAACATGAAGTGATGGGGCTGGGCCTGTTTCAACGGGAGAAGATCGCCACGGGTGGTGAGTTTCCCAATTACCGGGAAGACTGGGTGTTCCGCGCCACCTATAGTTATAATTCCAGGTACTTTTTTGAATCGAATGGGGCCTACAACGGCTCTGAAAAGTTTGGCCCTGATTTTCGTTTTGCCTTCTTCCCGTCCTTTTCGGCAGGATGGATGATCACAAACGAAAATTTCATGAAGGGACTTGATTTCATTGACCAGCTAAAAGTACGTGGATCCTGGGGTAAGGTGGGTAGTGACAATGTGAACGGACGCTGGCTTTACAGGGACCAATGGGCTTATGGCGGCAATGTGGTGATGGGAAATCCTGTAACCTCGAATACGCCTTATACTTTTTACCGTCAATCCTCCCTGGGTAATCCGAATATTTCCTGGGAAACGGTGGAAAAGCGCAATATCGGGGTGGACTATAGTTTCCTCAACGGACAAATTGCCGGTAGTGTAGATGTATTCAGGGATATCAGAACGGGTGTTATCATTCCCGGTAACCAACGTGCGGTGCCAACTTATTTCGGCACGACGGCGCCGATGGCCAACCTGGGAGAGGTTTCGGGCAAGGGTTATGAACTTGAGCTGCGGCTCAATCATATGTTTGAAAATGGCATACGGGTATGGGCCAATACAAATATGACGCATGCTGAGAATAAAGTGGTATTCCGGGATGATCCTGAATTGTTACCGTCCTATCGCAAGCAGGCGGGGCATTACCTGGGACAGTCACGGGCCTATTTAAACGAAGGATTCCTCAGCAGCTATGATGATATCTATGGCAGTACGCAGCGTACCACCAACAATCAGAATAAACTGGCCGGCGACTATAATATTATCGACTTCAATGGCGACGGTGTGATCGATCAGAACGACCAGGTGCCCTATGGGTACAGCAGTTCGCCGCAGAATACCTACAATGCCAGTGTAGGCATAGAATGGAAAGGGCTGAGCTTGTTTGTACAGTTCTATGGTGTAAACAATGTATCGCGCTTTGTTGACTTCCCCACGTTCAACACGTATTCGGGATCGAATGTAGCTTATGTAGAAGGCAGCTACTGGACCAAGGAAGCAAGCGGTGATCTGCCGCTTCCCCGGGTAGCCACGCAGAACGGTTTTGGCGGAGAGGGAACACGCTACTTCTTTGACGGATCTTATATGCGTTTGAAAAATGCGGAAATAGGTTATTCCCTGCCACAAAGGGCATTAAAATCATTGGGGATCAGGACCTGCAGAATATACCTGAATGGCAATAACCTGTTCTTGTGGACGAAGATGCCGGATGACCGGGAATCGAACTTTGCAGCCAGCGCGAGCGGCGGCGCTTACCCTACTGTAAAACGGTACAATTTCGGTATAGACCTCACTTTATAA